The following proteins come from a genomic window of Campylobacter concisus:
- a CDS encoding ATP-binding protein, translating to MNNKNIYTDIKDIFINEDEVADFVNLDNSITCYNKIVSALKKPLKLILFYGKPGSGKTFLLNKIASDLQKDKKLIFFPHPFFSEATFIEALCEDIYGNKLDNINNFESFVAHYSKEFKNKDEILQNQIVVILDEAQLYPTELIEKIRLMADTRLFKFLFTIHKTENEDVLAKDYFQTRIWESIELGSANTNEIIVYLQRKIGQKGYDKYLNFQKKDYDKAYELCCGNLRTLNKIMYKFYEICEYYEQNQPSKLSSEDANIKILTMSALDTGIIHA from the coding sequence ATGAATAACAAGAATATTTATACAGATATAAAAGATATCTTTATCAACGAAGACGAAGTAGCTGATTTTGTTAATCTAGATAACTCAATCACTTGTTACAATAAGATCGTCTCGGCTCTAAAAAAGCCATTAAAGCTTATACTTTTTTATGGCAAGCCTGGTAGTGGAAAGACCTTTTTGTTAAACAAGATAGCCTCTGATCTTCAAAAGGATAAAAAATTAATTTTTTTTCCACATCCTTTTTTTAGCGAGGCTACATTTATAGAAGCCCTTTGTGAGGATATATACGGAAATAAGCTTGATAATATAAATAATTTTGAAAGTTTTGTCGCACACTACTCAAAAGAATTTAAAAATAAAGATGAAATTTTACAAAACCAAATAGTTGTCATCCTGGATGAAGCACAACTTTATCCTACTGAATTGATCGAAAAAATAAGGCTAATGGCCGATACAAGATTATTTAAATTTCTATTTACTATTCATAAAACTGAAAATGAAGATGTGTTAGCAAAGGACTATTTTCAAACTAGAATTTGGGAGAGCATAGAGCTTGGAAGTGCAAACACAAATGAAATCATAGTTTATTTACAAAGAAAAATAGGACAAAAGGGCTACGATAAATACCTAAATTTTCAGAAAAAAGACTATGACAAAGCCTATGAGCTTTGTTGTGGAAATCTACGCACACTAAATAAAATTATGTATAAATTTTATGAAATTTGTGAATATTACGAACAAAATCAGCCATCAAAATTAAGTAGCGAGGACGCAAATATTAAAATTTTGACAATGTCTGCACTTGATACAGGAATAATTCATGCTTGA
- the mshL gene encoding pilus (MSHA type) biogenesis protein MshL: MLRLKLNKILIIGALICLNMNYASANESSCLSKNFNMKISDDVALVDVLNQLSEMCNFSIVAKDTYSKTELKDKVFGVNIRNMSLSEVFDLLLSEKNLSYEFSNNVLKISSLKTQIFKLDYITSIREGTAVTQASVDATPSEISSGSSSSDNSQDDSSQGSSNLIKTTERFDFWEKLDAELKAILNNSSEHITAPDPIINQNAGLITVTATPSQLKRVEKYIDEMQKRLKKQVIIDVSIISVELNNEYKQGVDWSKFELGFNTYIGNSRNNPSSSATWTNKGNSLSDGFGRTLNIAANLNFSLDGMINFLETNGKTKVISSPKVTTLNNQQALISVGDNINYRVQQKTDNGNSNSDRLTTTYKQYSVFIGILLNLLPEVSDNNKIMLRINPSLSNFKYAEDDTRQNALREIAPDTVQKKLSTVVQVDSGDTIILGGLIGQTKGKNNTSVPLLSDIPLIGGVFKSTRDNIKTTELIFVITPHVVDFDKKKLLNQSLKDLGFSKTIYE, from the coding sequence ATGTTGCGCTAGTAGATGTGTTAAATCAGCTTTCAGAGATGTGTAACTTTAGCATTGTTGCAAAGGATACTTATAGCAAGACAGAACTAAAAGATAAAGTTTTTGGTGTTAATATCAGAAATATGAGTCTTAGCGAAGTTTTTGACCTGCTTTTAAGTGAGAAAAATTTAAGCTACGAGTTTTCAAATAATGTATTAAAAATTTCATCTTTAAAAACTCAAATTTTTAAACTAGATTATATAACTTCTATTAGAGAAGGAACTGCTGTCACCCAAGCTTCAGTGGATGCTACTCCATCTGAAATTTCTAGTGGTTCAAGTAGTAGCGATAATTCCCAAGATGATAGTTCCCAAGGCTCAAGCAACCTTATAAAAACTACCGAAAGGTTTGATTTTTGGGAAAAACTAGATGCTGAGCTCAAAGCTATTTTAAATAATAGTAGCGAACATATCACAGCACCTGATCCTATCATAAATCAAAACGCAGGCCTTATCACTGTTACGGCCACTCCTTCTCAACTTAAGCGTGTCGAAAAATATATAGATGAAATGCAAAAAAGACTAAAAAAACAAGTAATTATTGATGTTTCTATTATTTCAGTTGAATTAAATAATGAATACAAGCAAGGCGTCGATTGGAGTAAATTTGAACTTGGATTTAATACATACATTGGCAATTCAAGAAACAATCCGAGTTCAAGTGCTACTTGGACAAATAAAGGCAATAGCCTAAGTGATGGATTTGGACGTACATTAAATATTGCAGCTAATTTAAATTTTAGCCTTGATGGAATGATAAATTTTCTTGAGACAAATGGAAAGACAAAGGTTATATCAAGCCCAAAAGTAACAACACTTAATAATCAGCAAGCTCTAATCTCAGTTGGTGATAACATAAACTACCGTGTTCAACAAAAAACCGATAATGGAAACAGCAATAGTGATAGGCTAACAACTACTTATAAACAATACTCTGTTTTTATAGGCATATTATTAAATTTATTACCAGAAGTTTCTGATAATAATAAAATCATGCTTCGAATCAATCCATCGCTTAGTAACTTTAAATACGCTGAAGACGACACAAGACAAAATGCGTTAAGAGAGATTGCTCCAGATACAGTACAAAAGAAGCTTTCAACTGTTGTTCAAGTTGATAGCGGTGATACTATTATTCTTGGTGGATTAATAGGCCAGACAAAGGGTAAAAATAATACTTCTGTACCTCTTCTTTCTGATATCCCACTTATAGGTGGTGTCTTTAAAAGTACAAGAGACAATATAAAAACAACAGAGCTTATCTTTGTCATCACTCCTCATGTAGTTGATTTTGACAAAAAAAAGCTACTTAATCAATCATTAAAAGACTTAGGTTTTTCTAAAACGATCTATGAATAA